A genomic window from Fibrobacterota bacterium includes:
- a CDS encoding NAD(P)H-dependent oxidoreductase, protein MSKPDRILILDGHPDPESLCRSLGAAYQKGAIESGAQVRRKVLAELAFDPILHFGFRKRTELEPDLLECQQDILWAEHVVIIHPVWWSNLPALLKGFIDRVFLPGFAFQYRQNGLGWDKLLKGRTGRLIYTQDGPDWYYRWFVGRPSVRALKKGTLEFCGISPVRVSAVGPVRRSSQETREAWTRKMEELGRHRG, encoded by the coding sequence ATGTCGAAACCCGACCGCATTTTGATCCTCGATGGCCACCCCGATCCAGAAAGCCTGTGCCGATCCCTGGGGGCAGCCTACCAGAAAGGGGCGATCGAGTCCGGGGCGCAGGTGCGACGCAAGGTGCTTGCGGAGCTTGCTTTCGATCCGATTCTCCACTTCGGGTTTCGCAAGAGGACCGAACTGGAGCCGGATCTTCTGGAGTGCCAACAGGACATCCTGTGGGCGGAACACGTGGTGATCATCCATCCTGTCTGGTGGAGCAACCTCCCCGCTCTGCTCAAAGGGTTCATCGATCGGGTATTTTTACCTGGCTTCGCTTTTCAGTATCGTCAAAATGGGCTGGGCTGGGACAAGCTGCTCAAGGGACGCACCGGGCGATTGATCTATACCCAAGACGGCCCGGATTGGTATTACCGGTGGTTCGTCGGAAGGCCCTCGGTGAGGGCGCTGAAAAAGGGAACTCTGGAATTTTGCGGGATCTCGCCAGTGCGGGTTTCTGCGGTCGGCCCGGTGCGGCGATCCTCCCAGGAAACTCGTGAGGCCTGGACAAGGAAGATGGAGGAATTAGGCCGACATCGGGGCTGA
- a CDS encoding MFS transporter, whose translation MPTKGKSDPLLWRFSLYGFLKNQQYYEPFFLLVLQAKGLSFFQIGVLFSFREICVNLMGIPAGFLADFRGRRSSLLVCFSAYIISFTGFAFARSLPWLFGSMFAFAVGESFRSGTHKAMIFHHLRLEGRETEKARVYGFTRSWSKLGSAASALFSGVLVLFTGGYERTFLYAIPPYLLNMLNVGAYPAALEGDLKKETKSVKEILWTILRETRACLADPRLRPLFLQSAFLQATAKTVIGYLQPLVVASVVVLAVGGPFSGLDEVRRSSVFLGILYFALNLSSAVASRQSHRLERLERSRFPFLWMGVLLAGLSIVGGTGFQGAIPGASILAVTGFVLVVVLGNVWRPLIIDRLDDASDSRFGAAVLSVEAQCSSLGVMLLAPVVGKVADRFGLVGVGWCVVGVGMVAGLWGIHANMRRPEAS comes from the coding sequence CTTCCAGATCGGGGTCCTGTTTTCCTTCCGCGAGATCTGCGTGAACTTGATGGGAATTCCCGCCGGGTTCCTCGCCGATTTCCGCGGCAGAAGATCCTCGCTGCTGGTGTGTTTTTCCGCCTATATCATCTCCTTCACGGGCTTCGCCTTCGCTCGATCCCTCCCTTGGTTGTTCGGTTCCATGTTCGCCTTCGCCGTCGGGGAGTCGTTCCGGTCCGGCACGCACAAGGCGATGATCTTCCATCATCTCCGCCTGGAAGGCCGCGAGACCGAGAAAGCCCGCGTGTACGGTTTCACCCGTTCCTGGTCCAAGTTGGGATCGGCCGCTTCCGCCTTGTTTTCCGGCGTGCTGGTCTTGTTCACCGGAGGCTACGAACGGACATTCCTCTATGCAATTCCGCCGTACCTGTTGAACATGCTCAACGTGGGAGCCTATCCGGCCGCGCTGGAAGGGGATCTCAAGAAAGAGACGAAATCCGTCAAGGAGATCCTATGGACCATCCTGCGGGAGACGCGCGCCTGCCTCGCCGATCCTCGGCTTCGACCCTTGTTCCTCCAATCCGCCTTCCTCCAGGCCACGGCCAAGACCGTGATCGGCTACCTGCAACCCTTGGTGGTCGCCTCCGTGGTGGTTTTGGCGGTTGGTGGTCCGTTTTCCGGATTGGACGAGGTGCGCCGTTCCTCGGTGTTCCTGGGAATCCTGTATTTCGCGTTGAATCTATCCTCGGCGGTGGCCAGTCGGCAATCCCATCGATTGGAGCGTTTGGAACGCAGTCGCTTTCCTTTTCTCTGGATGGGGGTTTTGTTGGCTGGTTTGTCGATCGTGGGTGGGACTGGATTTCAGGGGGCCATTCCAGGTGCATCGATCCTGGCGGTGACAGGATTTGTTTTGGTGGTGGTCTTGGGAAACGTCTGGCGACCGCTGATCATCGATCGGCTGGACGACGCCTCCGACTCGAGGTTCGGGGCGGCGGTCCTTTCCGTGGAGGCGCAGTGCTCCTCGCTGGGAGTGATGTTGTTGGCGCCGGTGGTCGGCAAGGTGGCCGATCGATTCGGATTGGTCGGGGTGGGATGGTGCGTGGTGGGAGTGGGGATGGTGGCCGGACTGTGGGGAATCCATGCCAACATGCGAAGGCCCGAAGCCTCCTAA
- a CDS encoding endo-1,4-beta-xylanase → MHSRFFVSAALGLAACASFAATVPLTQNGVLVGATAEVGSADKEGTVSWKRSDSVKSVLTKEFGLVQTTSYPSWDTWKGTGLSGVTFDMANPNKVIDFAKSQGKKVAVHLLAGSPTYFPTWLNEGKWTPAELETLLDKWITFAITTNGNASKVDYWNVVNEAFMWDGSYWDSSTVANTNPWQKMGWEADKSGLPGGSTIYGKHPVYIRKAFEMARKHTKAKLELRDYGIEFWDGSRKSKAFYQLVKHLLNTGVPLDAVGFQGHFRTDNTYDWAKLKAAVVEYKKLGLEVYLTELDYGDADPIAAATSAHRNANFDSTQSRQYRQMAAAAVGGGMNWMCFWGVADNTNSYWRMGQSALLFDEQYRPKPAYEAFRQGILDGVASLSSNRPQAQSVRRGLSLVDGILHTGDVSVGEVEIRSLAGTPEARLELRDGAGRIPALARGVHAVRQAHTNVPLGLVTIW, encoded by the coding sequence ATGCATTCCAGATTTTTTGTTTCCGCAGCCCTTGGCCTGGCGGCTTGTGCCAGCTTCGCCGCGACGGTTCCTCTTACCCAAAACGGTGTTTTGGTGGGCGCCACCGCCGAAGTGGGCTCCGCCGACAAGGAAGGGACCGTTTCCTGGAAGCGCTCGGACTCCGTCAAATCGGTGCTGACCAAGGAATTCGGGCTCGTGCAGACCACCTCCTATCCGTCGTGGGACACATGGAAGGGCACCGGGCTCAGCGGGGTCACCTTCGACATGGCCAACCCCAACAAGGTGATCGATTTCGCCAAATCGCAAGGCAAGAAGGTGGCTGTGCATTTGTTGGCGGGCTCTCCCACCTATTTCCCCACCTGGTTGAACGAAGGCAAGTGGACACCGGCGGAGCTCGAGACCCTCCTGGACAAGTGGATCACCTTCGCGATCACCACCAACGGCAACGCCTCGAAGGTCGACTACTGGAACGTGGTCAACGAGGCCTTCATGTGGGACGGGTCCTATTGGGATTCCTCCACCGTCGCCAACACCAACCCATGGCAGAAGATGGGATGGGAAGCGGACAAATCCGGATTGCCCGGTGGCAGCACGATCTACGGCAAGCACCCGGTCTACATCCGCAAGGCTTTCGAGATGGCCCGCAAGCACACCAAGGCCAAGTTGGAACTGCGGGACTACGGGATCGAATTCTGGGACGGCTCGCGCAAATCCAAAGCCTTCTACCAGTTGGTGAAACATCTGTTGAACACCGGAGTGCCATTGGACGCGGTGGGATTCCAAGGGCATTTCCGCACCGACAACACCTACGATTGGGCCAAGCTGAAGGCCGCTGTGGTCGAATACAAGAAGCTGGGGCTGGAGGTGTACTTGACCGAGTTGGATTACGGCGACGCGGATCCCATCGCCGCCGCCACGAGCGCGCATCGCAACGCCAATTTCGATTCCACGCAATCGCGCCAGTACCGTCAGATGGCCGCCGCCGCGGTGGGAGGAGGCATGAACTGGATGTGTTTCTGGGGCGTGGCGGACAATACGAACAGCTACTGGCGCATGGGGCAGAGCGCGCTGTTGTTCGACGAGCAGTATCGCCCCAAGCCCGCTTATGAAGCCTTCCGCCAGGGCATCCTGGACGGGGTCGCGAGTCTTTCCTCGAATCGGCCGCAGGCGCAGTCTGTACGTCGCGGGCTTTCCTTGGTCGACGGAATCCTGCACACGGGTGATGTTTCGGTGGGGGAAGTGGAGATCCGCTCGTTGGCAGGAACGCCGGAGGCCCGATTGGAGCTTCGCGACGGGGCAGGACGCATCCCCGCCCTCGCGCGCGGTGTCCATGCGGTGCGCCAGGCGCACACCAATGTTCCGCTAGGTCTCGTGACGATCTGGTAG
- the speA gene encoding biosynthetic arginine decarboxylase — protein sequence MRKWRIEDSRELYNIGGWGIRYFDINDKGHAIVRPLKEKGPEIDLVEVMQDLELRDLATPVLLRFPDILDHRIEQIFSCFEKAAKEYDFKGKHFNVYPIKVNQQRPVLEEIVAHGKKFNIGLEAGSKPELHAVLAIQDNPESLIICNGYKDEDFIELALLAQKMGKPIFLVVEKLNELALIARLSRQLNVRPNIGLRIKLSSSGSGKWEESGGYQSKFGLNASELIEAIEMAAAEGLTDCVKLIHFHLGSQITNIRKIKGGLREVAQFYCQLRKMGIAVEYVDVGGGLGVDYDGSRSTSASSVNYSVQEYANDVIYTVVDAANKHGLPHPNIIAESGRALTAHHSMLVFNVLETAGPAYWNEEQHSVTADDIDLVKDLQTIYKGIGSSNVLEQWHDALQIHEDVLDRFSMGLIDLTTRAKAERLFWSVALKVSRHAAQMKHPPFELAGLGKLLADKYFCNFSLFQSLPDSWAIDQIFPIMPIQRLEEEPTNRVTLQDITCDSDGKIDFFVNQNEIGRDLPVHIVKPGENYYLAVYLVGAYQEILGDLHNLFGDTNAVHIDVEGDGWKIDQIIDGESIADVLEYVQFDDKRLVRDIEAWVTASVKEKRITAAEGKEFLNIYRSGLYGYTYLEG from the coding sequence ATGCGCAAGTGGCGAATCGAAGACTCGCGAGAGCTGTACAACATCGGCGGATGGGGAATCCGCTACTTCGACATCAACGACAAGGGGCACGCGATCGTCCGGCCGTTGAAGGAGAAGGGACCCGAGATCGATCTCGTGGAGGTCATGCAGGACCTGGAGTTGCGCGATCTCGCAACGCCCGTGCTGTTGCGCTTTCCAGACATCCTGGACCACCGCATCGAGCAGATCTTCAGCTGTTTTGAAAAGGCAGCCAAGGAATACGATTTCAAGGGCAAGCACTTCAACGTGTATCCCATCAAGGTCAACCAGCAACGACCGGTGCTGGAAGAGATCGTGGCGCATGGCAAGAAGTTCAACATCGGTCTGGAAGCCGGCTCCAAGCCGGAACTGCACGCGGTGCTGGCCATCCAGGACAATCCCGAGTCGTTGATCATCTGCAACGGCTACAAGGACGAAGACTTCATCGAGCTGGCCCTGCTGGCCCAGAAGATGGGCAAGCCCATCTTCCTGGTGGTGGAAAAGCTCAACGAGCTTGCCCTGATCGCGCGGCTCTCGCGCCAGTTGAACGTGCGCCCCAACATCGGGCTGCGCATCAAGCTCTCCAGCTCGGGCAGCGGCAAGTGGGAGGAATCCGGCGGCTACCAGAGCAAATTCGGCCTCAACGCCTCCGAGCTGATCGAGGCCATCGAGATGGCCGCCGCGGAAGGCCTGACGGATTGTGTCAAACTGATCCACTTCCACCTGGGCTCCCAGATCACCAACATCCGCAAGATCAAAGGCGGCCTGCGCGAAGTCGCGCAGTTCTACTGCCAACTGCGCAAAATGGGCATCGCGGTGGAGTACGTGGACGTGGGCGGCGGCCTGGGAGTGGACTACGACGGATCGCGTTCCACGTCCGCAAGCTCCGTCAACTACTCGGTGCAGGAATACGCCAACGACGTCATCTACACGGTGGTGGACGCCGCCAACAAGCACGGCTTGCCGCACCCCAACATCATCGCCGAATCCGGCCGCGCGCTGACCGCCCACCACAGCATGCTGGTGTTCAACGTGCTGGAGACGGCGGGCCCCGCCTACTGGAACGAAGAACAGCATTCCGTGACCGCCGACGACATCGACCTGGTCAAGGACCTGCAGACCATCTACAAGGGGATCGGCAGCTCCAACGTGCTGGAGCAATGGCACGACGCCCTGCAGATCCACGAAGACGTCCTGGATCGTTTTTCGATGGGCCTCATCGACCTCACCACGCGCGCCAAGGCGGAGCGTCTGTTCTGGAGCGTCGCGCTGAAGGTCAGTCGCCACGCCGCCCAGATGAAGCACCCTCCCTTCGAGCTCGCCGGGCTCGGCAAACTCCTGGCGGACAAGTATTTCTGCAACTTCAGCCTGTTCCAGTCGCTGCCCGACAGCTGGGCCATCGACCAGATCTTCCCGATCATGCCCATCCAACGCCTGGAAGAAGAACCCACCAACCGCGTGACTCTCCAGGACATCACCTGCGACTCCGACGGCAAGATCGATTTCTTCGTGAATCAAAACGAGATCGGTCGCGACCTTCCGGTGCACATCGTGAAGCCCGGCGAGAACTACTACCTGGCCGTGTACCTGGTGGGCGCCTACCAGGAGATCCTGGGCGACTTGCACAACCTGTTCGGCGACACCAACGCCGTCCACATCGACGTGGAAGGCGACGGCTGGAAGATCGACCAGATCATCGACGGCGAATCGATCGCCGACGTGCTCGAATACGTCCAGTTCGACGACAAGCGGCTGGTCCGGGACATCGAGGCCTGGGTGACAGCTTCCGTCAAGGAAAAGCGCATCACGGCGGCCGAAGGCAAGGAGTTCCTGAACATCTACCGTTCGGGACTCTACGGCTACACCTACCTGGAAGGCTGA
- a CDS encoding polysaccharide deacetylase family protein gives MRPIRSTSSLLLLALCAGPQAAPVTTVPWNGHKGAVSFTFDDGCPTQLTNVLPALKARGLTATFFLVGNTAFTGSLAQWKAAALAGHELGNHTTLHDQLNSLDSAKITAEIRDQAIALRAVDPAVEAVTLAYPYCGTNDLVNRIANRENIIARTCGGDGLFAWNSKPTEWMSMTSFILQDDASVPAALTQIDKAATDNSWLVTLNHGIGGDWNYIGTAQAISMFDRAVAAKVWVSTYQNVAAYWRASKTMDTVSAKPFSAGWDLRWTSPHPRMPKSVKLRIKLDTAVFGSAPNVTQDGSPIARETDGSYVVEFMKLALNVFKTSSLSPRSHLQTRPTIVRTSDHGDLRIDGIDDGVYSYSFVQADGSRGAEEIVLARGRTARIATENVNKRSSMLDVRSSLHPANRWLLLLPAVR, from the coding sequence ATGCGTCCGATCCGCTCCACGAGTTCGCTTCTGCTCCTCGCACTCTGCGCCGGACCGCAGGCCGCTCCCGTCACCACGGTGCCCTGGAACGGCCACAAAGGCGCGGTCAGCTTCACGTTCGACGATGGCTGCCCCACCCAACTGACCAATGTCCTGCCCGCCCTGAAAGCGCGCGGACTGACCGCCACGTTCTTCCTCGTCGGCAACACGGCCTTCACGGGAAGCCTGGCCCAGTGGAAGGCAGCGGCCCTGGCCGGCCACGAGCTGGGCAACCACACCACTCTGCATGACCAGCTCAACTCGCTGGATTCGGCGAAGATCACCGCCGAGATCCGCGACCAGGCCATCGCCTTGCGGGCGGTGGACCCGGCAGTGGAGGCGGTGACTCTCGCCTACCCGTATTGCGGCACCAACGATCTGGTCAACCGGATCGCCAACCGCGAGAACATCATCGCCCGCACCTGCGGCGGCGACGGCCTGTTCGCCTGGAACTCCAAACCCACCGAGTGGATGAGCATGACGTCCTTCATCCTGCAGGATGATGCCAGCGTCCCCGCCGCCCTGACACAGATCGACAAGGCCGCCACGGACAATTCCTGGCTGGTCACGTTGAACCACGGGATCGGAGGGGACTGGAACTACATCGGCACCGCGCAGGCGATTTCCATGTTCGATCGCGCCGTCGCCGCGAAGGTCTGGGTGTCCACCTACCAGAACGTCGCCGCCTACTGGCGGGCGTCCAAGACGATGGATACGGTCTCGGCCAAACCGTTTTCAGCCGGCTGGGACCTGCGCTGGACCTCGCCCCATCCCCGCATGCCCAAAAGCGTGAAATTGCGGATCAAACTGGACACCGCGGTGTTCGGAAGCGCTCCCAACGTCACACAGGACGGCTCCCCGATCGCGCGGGAGACCGACGGATCCTACGTGGTTGAATTCATGAAGCTCGCGCTGAACGTGTTCAAGACGAGCTCGCTTTCGCCACGCAGCCACCTGCAGACCCGTCCCACGATCGTTCGGACGTCCGACCACGGTGACCTGCGGATCGATGGAATCGACGATGGAGTCTATTCCTACTCCTTCGTTCAGGCGGACGGATCCAGGGGCGCCGAAGAAATCGTCCTGGCAAGGGGGCGGACAGCGAGGATTGCGACAGAAAACGTCAACAAGCGATCATCCATGCTCGATGTCCGTTCGTCCCTGCATCCTGCCAACCGCTGGCTCCTTCTCCTTCCAGCGGTGCGATGA
- a CDS encoding right-handed parallel beta-helix repeat-containing protein — translation MTCRVLPIAVLFSLAMATISDASTYYVDADSPTATGDGRSTSTAWRTLLQLQKTTLSPGDSVLFKRGSKWRNDSLKLDSRHSGAAGNPVVVSTYGNPADSAPHLSNSGRLFGIYRGSHLVVEGLHFSGARAGCIEVGDTGAHHIVIQDNEADGCGAGVEVTRAREVVVRRNFLHDMKMIKNTQGADGTVEADDDYGAVGIILSGAKGCDIRGNRFKNCRQQSFDYGTDGGAVEAWGAVQNCEVHQNLSDNTDGFMEFGGLNTDTVRNVRVHHNLALDAGAFSWIHVLDTTGRFGMSYDGLKIEYNTTVTRMRTVGFFFGGGGRLADPEQISIRYNILVADSIKGGVYYKPPYAIGNNLVWATNNPFTRTYPAAPGDRWADPQFVSETDFALRSTSPARDAGMERGYGTDYLGRSAWRGAAPDLGAIEFQEGEDHMGNLPWRRSGTASPQSRWDIRGVRESPRWNWMNLLERR, via the coding sequence ATGACTTGTCGCGTCTTGCCGATCGCCGTGCTGTTCTCGCTTGCGATGGCGACAATTTCCGACGCATCCACCTACTACGTGGATGCCGATTCCCCCACCGCCACCGGCGACGGCCGTTCCACTTCCACGGCGTGGCGGACTCTTCTCCAATTGCAGAAGACGACGTTGAGCCCGGGAGATTCCGTGTTGTTCAAACGCGGATCGAAATGGCGCAACGACTCCTTGAAGCTCGACTCGCGGCACAGCGGAGCCGCCGGAAACCCGGTCGTGGTCTCCACCTATGGAAATCCCGCCGATTCCGCTCCTCACTTGTCGAATTCCGGCAGGCTGTTCGGAATCTACCGCGGATCGCATCTGGTCGTGGAAGGACTCCATTTCTCCGGAGCCCGCGCGGGCTGCATCGAGGTCGGCGACACGGGCGCGCACCACATCGTGATCCAGGACAACGAAGCCGACGGCTGCGGTGCGGGCGTGGAGGTGACGCGCGCGCGCGAGGTGGTGGTGCGGCGCAATTTCCTCCACGACATGAAGATGATAAAGAACACCCAGGGAGCGGACGGCACCGTGGAGGCCGACGACGACTACGGAGCGGTGGGGATCATCCTTTCCGGGGCGAAGGGATGCGACATCCGCGGGAATCGGTTCAAGAATTGTCGCCAGCAGTCCTTCGACTACGGAACCGACGGCGGCGCCGTGGAAGCATGGGGCGCCGTGCAGAACTGCGAAGTCCACCAGAATCTGTCAGACAATACGGACGGATTCATGGAATTCGGCGGCTTGAACACCGACACCGTGCGCAACGTGCGGGTCCACCACAATCTGGCCCTGGACGCAGGCGCGTTTTCCTGGATCCATGTCCTGGACACGACGGGCAGGTTCGGGATGAGCTACGACGGATTGAAGATCGAGTACAACACGACCGTGACGCGCATGCGAACCGTGGGGTTCTTTTTCGGGGGCGGCGGAAGACTGGCCGACCCCGAACAGATCAGCATCCGGTACAACATCCTGGTGGCCGACTCCATCAAAGGAGGGGTGTATTACAAACCGCCCTACGCCATCGGCAACAATCTTGTCTGGGCTACCAACAACCCATTCACCCGCACCTATCCGGCCGCCCCGGGCGATCGCTGGGCGGATCCCCAATTCGTTTCCGAGACTGATTTTGCCCTGCGCTCCACGAGCCCCGCCCGCGATGCGGGGATGGAGCGAGGCTACGGGACGGATTACCTGGGAAGGAGCGCTTGGCGCGGAGCCGCTCCGGATCTCGGCGCCATCGAGTTCCAGGAAGGGGAGGACCACATGGGGAACCTTCCCTGGCGACGATCGGGAACAGCATCCCCACAGTCTCGCTGGGACATCCGCGGGGTGCGCGAGTCCCCTCGATGGAATTGGATGAACCTGTTGGAACGTCGCTAG
- a CDS encoding GntR family transcriptional regulator, whose protein sequence is MRHLLEALMRQPGRDGQPLPSVRALAAHHGVTPRTMHRVLKALAGQGHLHAIDRKGFFWGPTPSDPAPLAMPIRVRIEEVRERLLEDLRRGVFHPHKPLPEARSLAELHGISSRRMALLLGSLVEQGWLVRRGRAIHTTPIALPSSHATIVVVSRCDATGKLLLDSERETDFLKSIRSQARELGLEPTFAGWYEDSTGGSLLDSHGARLRLEHSRLPLLGVIASTWLIQDPIAFLRQLRAAKVPVSVWWEHPASSFPRVRTGSLAGFNLSFGASAGLEAGRHLRSMDSGPIAFVSPFHAAEWSRTRLVGLQKALEGTQVPVFSHVDATWESAWHLRQASSDPEQGEARLREILARLLDEGNLASQPNWVVVNDHVAVHLIELLRERGLPRPRIVSFDNTSASESYQFDSFEFHTDGMVRQMLQQILHPKAKLFQDGGLHEMMGRLVVREPRDTRERPFERH, encoded by the coding sequence ATGCGGCACCTTCTTGAAGCCTTGATGCGCCAACCCGGGAGGGATGGCCAGCCATTGCCTTCCGTGCGCGCGTTGGCGGCTCACCACGGCGTCACGCCTCGCACGATGCACCGCGTCCTGAAAGCGCTCGCCGGACAGGGCCATCTCCACGCGATCGATCGGAAAGGCTTCTTCTGGGGGCCCACGCCGAGCGACCCCGCCCCGCTGGCGATGCCCATCCGCGTACGAATCGAGGAAGTCCGGGAGCGCTTGCTGGAAGATCTGCGCCGCGGTGTGTTCCATCCCCACAAACCCCTGCCCGAAGCGCGCAGCCTCGCGGAGCTCCACGGGATCAGCTCCCGACGCATGGCTTTGCTCCTTGGATCGCTGGTCGAGCAAGGCTGGCTCGTCCGGCGCGGCCGTGCGATCCATACCACCCCGATCGCCCTTCCCTCCTCCCACGCGACCATCGTGGTGGTTTCCCGGTGCGACGCCACCGGGAAGCTCTTGTTGGATTCGGAGCGGGAAACCGACTTCCTGAAATCGATCCGCAGCCAAGCACGGGAACTCGGCTTGGAACCGACGTTTGCGGGATGGTACGAAGACAGCACGGGGGGAAGCCTCTTGGACAGCCATGGAGCCAGGCTTCGCCTGGAACATTCCCGGCTCCCGCTTCTGGGAGTGATCGCCTCCACGTGGCTGATCCAGGATCCAATCGCGTTCCTGCGTCAACTGCGAGCCGCCAAGGTTCCCGTCTCGGTCTGGTGGGAGCACCCCGCCTCCAGCTTTCCTCGCGTCCGAACCGGCTCCTTGGCTGGGTTCAACCTTTCTTTCGGAGCCTCCGCAGGCTTGGAAGCGGGCCGCCATCTTCGATCCATGGATTCCGGCCCCATCGCCTTCGTTTCCCCTTTCCATGCCGCCGAGTGGTCCCGCACCCGGTTGGTCGGACTTCAGAAAGCCTTGGAAGGGACTCAGGTTCCGGTGTTCTCCCATGTGGATGCGACTTGGGAAAGCGCTTGGCATCTGCGCCAGGCATCGAGCGATCCGGAGCAAGGGGAAGCGCGCTTGCGCGAAATCCTGGCACGATTGCTGGATGAGGGAAACCTCGCAAGCCAACCCAACTGGGTGGTTGTCAACGACCACGTCGCGGTCCATCTGATCGAGCTTCTGCGTGAACGGGGCCTCCCCCGCCCCCGGATCGTCTCGTTCGACAACACATCGGCCAGCGAGTCCTACCAGTTCGACTCCTTCGAATTCCACACCGATGGCATGGTTCGCCAGATGCTTCAACAAATTCTCCACCCAAAGGCGAAATTGTTTCAGGACGGTGGTCTTCACGAGATGATGGGACGACTGGTGGTCCGGGAGCCGCGCGACACTCGCGAGAGACCGTTCGAAAGACACTGA